From a single Collibacillus ludicampi genomic region:
- a CDS encoding NAD(P)-dependent alcohol dehydrogenase, with translation MTRALSVPSANAPFERTTIERRELRPDDVLIDIRFCGICHSDIHNAHNDWGTGIFPMVPGHEIAGVVTAVGAEVTKFSVGDRVGVGCFVDSCGECEYCLRGEEQFCTKGVVLSYNSLDYDGNLTYGGYSQKIVVKEKFVVRIPDSLALDVASPLLCAGITTYSPLKHWNAGPGKKVAIVGMGGLGHLAIQFAHAMGAEVTVLSRSMNKKDEALGFGADHYFATSDPDTFTALAGRFDLILNTVSANLDVDAYLSMLRVDGTLVNVGAPNKSDQYNVFSLLMGRRSIAGSLVGGIRETQEMLDFAAEHGITPQIEVIRADQVDEAYERVLRSDVRYRFVIDISTL, from the coding sequence ATGACCCGTGCTCTAAGTGTCCCAAGTGCAAATGCACCATTTGAACGAACCACTATTGAGCGGAGAGAATTACGACCAGACGACGTCTTAATTGATATTAGGTTTTGTGGTATTTGCCACTCCGATATTCACAATGCACACAATGATTGGGGTACCGGAATCTTCCCAATGGTTCCTGGTCACGAAATTGCAGGAGTCGTCACAGCAGTAGGAGCGGAAGTTACAAAATTTTCTGTTGGTGATCGCGTTGGCGTTGGTTGCTTTGTTGACTCCTGCGGAGAATGCGAATACTGCCTCCGTGGTGAGGAGCAATTTTGTACGAAAGGCGTTGTCTTATCATATAATTCATTAGACTACGATGGTAATCTAACATACGGTGGTTATAGCCAGAAAATAGTTGTAAAAGAAAAGTTTGTTGTCCGCATTCCAGACAGTTTGGCTCTGGATGTTGCTAGCCCGCTATTGTGTGCAGGCATCACCACGTACTCTCCTTTGAAACACTGGAACGCCGGTCCTGGTAAAAAGGTTGCCATTGTGGGGATGGGAGGGCTTGGTCACCTAGCGATCCAATTTGCGCATGCCATGGGTGCTGAAGTAACTGTTTTGAGTCGGTCTATGAATAAGAAAGATGAAGCCCTCGGTTTCGGCGCAGATCATTACTTTGCAACCAGTGATCCCGATACATTCACTGCGTTGGCTGGTCGTTTTGACCTCATCTTAAACACAGTGTCAGCCAATCTTGATGTTGATGCGTACTTATCCATGCTTCGCGTGGATGGAACGCTTGTAAATGTCGGTGCACCAAACAAGTCAGATCAATACAATGTATTTTCCTTACTCATGGGTCGTCGTAGCATTGCAGGTTCACTCGTTGGTGGAATTCGGGAAACGCAAGAGATGCTCGATTTCGCCGCAGAGCACGGCATTACCCCTCAAATTGAGGTAATACGTGCTGACCAAGTCGACGAAGCCTATGAGCGTGTTCTCCGTAGCGATGTACGTTATCGATTCGTGATTGACATATCTACCTTGTAA
- a CDS encoding aldo/keto reductase: protein MQKVILNNGVEMPILGFGVYQIEDAKECEQCVYDAIMTGYRLIDTAAAYQNEEAVGRAIKRSGVPREEMFITTKLWIQDAGYESTKKAFAKSLERLQLDYLDLYLIHQPFGDVYGSWRAMEELYREGKIRAIGVSNFQMDRLVDLMIHNEVIPAVNQIETHPFCQQIESSKFMKDNNVQIESWAPFAEGRNNIFQNEVLVSIAEKYNKSVAQVILRWLTQREVVVIPKSVHKERIIENFNIFDFELSQEDMERIATLDTKKSLFFSHNDPEIVKWLCNRKFDM, encoded by the coding sequence ATGCAAAAAGTAATTTTGAACAATGGTGTTGAGATGCCTATACTCGGCTTTGGTGTTTATCAGATTGAAGATGCAAAGGAATGTGAACAATGCGTTTATGACGCCATTATGACAGGCTATCGTCTGATTGATACCGCTGCCGCTTATCAAAATGAAGAAGCGGTTGGAAGAGCAATCAAACGGAGTGGCGTGCCAAGAGAGGAAATGTTTATTACTACAAAACTCTGGATTCAGGATGCTGGTTATGAGAGCACAAAGAAAGCATTTGCAAAATCACTGGAAAGATTACAATTGGATTATTTGGATTTGTATTTAATTCATCAGCCATTTGGTGATGTGTATGGATCTTGGCGTGCTATGGAGGAATTGTATCGCGAAGGAAAGATCAGGGCAATCGGAGTTAGTAACTTCCAGATGGATCGTCTGGTAGATTTGATGATACACAATGAAGTAATTCCTGCCGTAAACCAGATTGAAACGCACCCTTTCTGCCAGCAAATAGAAAGTTCTAAATTTATGAAAGATAACAATGTTCAGATAGAGTCGTGGGCACCTTTTGCTGAAGGAAGAAATAACATCTTCCAGAATGAAGTTTTAGTATCAATAGCTGAAAAGTATAATAAATCCGTTGCTCAGGTGATTTTACGTTGGTTGACACAAAGAGAAGTCGTTGTGATTCCAAAGTCTGTTCATAAAGAGAGAATCATCGAAAACTTTAATATCTTTGACTTTGAATTAAGCCAAGAGGATATGGAGAGGATTGCTACGTTAGATACGAAAAAGAGCTTGTTCTTTTCACATAACGATCCTGAAATCGTGAAATGGCTCTGTAACCGTAAATTTGATATGTAG
- a CDS encoding SDR family oxidoreductase, with protein MPNIQGKVVIITGASSGIGEATAKELASKGAKLVLAARREDRLKKLQEEIQNKRGQAIYKVTDVTSYEQVEELAQYALKEFGKIDVLVNNAGIMPHSFLYKKKVDDWNRMIDVNIKGVLYGIAAVLPSMRERKEGHIINVSSVAGHVVGAGSTVYAATKFAVRAISEGLRKEEIGNNIRSTIISPGAVATELTNSVTDPDLKPSIDEIYKGAIDADSIARAIAFAIEQPSDVAINEMIIRPTRQER; from the coding sequence ATGCCAAACATTCAAGGGAAAGTTGTCATTATTACCGGTGCCTCTAGTGGGATTGGAGAAGCGACTGCAAAAGAACTTGCTTCGAAAGGCGCGAAGTTGGTTCTTGCAGCTCGTCGCGAAGATCGGTTGAAGAAACTGCAAGAAGAAATTCAAAACAAAAGAGGTCAAGCCATTTACAAAGTGACCGATGTGACTTCGTACGAGCAAGTGGAAGAGCTCGCTCAGTATGCTCTTAAAGAGTTTGGAAAAATCGATGTATTAGTCAACAATGCCGGAATCATGCCGCATTCGTTCCTTTATAAGAAAAAAGTGGATGACTGGAACCGAATGATTGACGTCAACATCAAAGGCGTTCTGTATGGCATTGCAGCTGTGCTTCCTTCGATGAGGGAACGGAAAGAAGGACATATTATCAACGTTTCTTCAGTAGCCGGACACGTGGTCGGCGCTGGAAGCACGGTGTATGCCGCAACGAAGTTTGCTGTGCGCGCAATTTCTGAAGGTCTGCGTAAAGAAGAGATTGGCAACAACATACGCTCAACGATCATCTCGCCTGGGGCGGTTGCTACGGAATTAACAAATTCAGTGACAGATCCGGACCTAAAACCTAGCATTGATGAAATTTATAAAGGTGCGATCGATGCCGACAGTATTGCTCGTGCCATTGCTTTTGCAATTGAACAACCATCTGACGTCGCGATTAACGAGATGATCATTCGTCCTACGCGTCAAGAGCGGTAA
- a CDS encoding aldo/keto reductase: protein MQKRKLGKSGLEVSAIGLGCMGMSYGYGPASDKKEMISLIHAAIDRGVTFFDTAEVYGPYVNEELVGEALAPFKGKVVIATKFGIKMVNGKQLLDSKPKHIRQSVEGSLKRLKVEAIDLYYQHRVDPEVPIEEVAGVVKDLIQEGKVKHWGLSEAGVQTIRRAHAVQPLTAVQSEYSMMWRSPEEELLPTLEELGIGFVPFSPLGKGFLTGTIDKNATFVESDFRSIVPRFKPENLEANQVLVELIKKIAAGKNATPAQIALAWVLAQKPWIVPIPGTRKLERLEENLGAVDVVLTPEELSDLNDALSKIKISGDRYPAGSEYANRTGK from the coding sequence ATGCAAAAACGTAAATTGGGAAAAAGTGGACTCGAAGTTTCTGCTATTGGGCTCGGTTGCATGGGAATGAGCTATGGTTATGGTCCTGCTTCGGACAAGAAAGAGATGATTTCGCTGATCCATGCGGCGATTGACCGTGGTGTTACTTTCTTCGACACCGCCGAAGTTTATGGTCCATATGTGAATGAGGAGTTGGTAGGAGAAGCTCTTGCCCCATTCAAGGGAAAGGTGGTCATCGCCACCAAATTCGGTATCAAAATGGTAAATGGCAAGCAGTTGCTTGACAGCAAGCCGAAGCACATTCGGCAGTCCGTCGAAGGCTCGCTCAAACGCCTAAAAGTCGAAGCCATAGACCTATACTACCAGCATCGGGTTGATCCGGAGGTGCCAATCGAAGAGGTAGCGGGAGTCGTGAAAGATCTGATCCAGGAAGGTAAGGTTAAGCATTGGGGGCTTTCGGAGGCAGGAGTGCAAACGATTCGCCGTGCACACGCAGTTCAGCCGCTCACTGCAGTTCAAAGTGAATACTCAATGATGTGGAGAAGCCCTGAAGAAGAACTGCTGCCTACTCTCGAGGAACTCGGAATCGGCTTCGTTCCATTCAGCCCGCTGGGCAAGGGCTTCCTTACCGGAACAATTGATAAGAATGCAACATTCGTTGAATCCGACTTCCGCAGCATTGTTCCTCGCTTCAAACCGGAGAATCTCGAAGCAAATCAAGTTTTGGTCGAACTGATAAAGAAGATTGCTGCAGGGAAAAACGCAACGCCGGCTCAAATCGCACTCGCATGGGTGCTTGCCCAGAAGCCATGGATTGTTCCGATTCCCGGCACGCGCAAATTGGAGCGCCTGGAAGAAAATCTTGGCGCAGTGGACGTTGTGCTGACTCCCGAGGAGCTAAGTGATTTGAACGACGCTCTCTCGAAAATCAAGATTTCGGGAGATCGCTATCCGGCAGGTTCAGAGTACGCAAATAGAACGGGTAAATAA
- a CDS encoding GerAB/ArcD/ProY family transporter, with protein MIEKGKMSAFQVAIILYATVLATAILIVPSLTSRIAGKDLWLSPVWASLVGFFTVYDAIQLHKLYPGETIIQYCQHMLGSFLGKVIGFLYLISFVYFCGIILREYAEFIVGSFLTATPMVVVIGGLTFVCAVAVRGGVEVIGRSSQVFSGLFIFPLLLMILMLLPDWKISNMFPVFEHGIMPSIIGATTPQAWFSEVFLMTFFLSFVTDRLRMIKYGYVTVFVILLTLVITNLTALFVFGKMTPMLVYPVMNAASYVNIADFLEHLEAVVMAVWVAGAFVKINTFYYALVLGTAQWLNLSDYRSLVLPYGLIITLFSFWSLPNLQVMVHLLETSIPFYLTLLFTVIPSLLLLISYIRNKLRQARKTVSVRDET; from the coding sequence ATGATTGAGAAAGGGAAGATGTCCGCATTTCAGGTGGCGATCATACTTTATGCAACCGTATTAGCGACCGCCATTCTCATCGTTCCTTCATTGACGAGCAGGATAGCGGGAAAAGACCTCTGGTTGTCTCCGGTGTGGGCTTCCCTCGTCGGCTTCTTCACGGTGTATGATGCTATACAATTGCATAAGCTCTACCCAGGAGAAACGATCATTCAATATTGCCAACATATGCTCGGTTCATTTCTGGGAAAAGTTATTGGTTTTTTGTATCTTATTTCCTTCGTTTATTTTTGTGGAATTATACTTAGGGAATATGCGGAATTTATTGTGGGTTCCTTTCTCACAGCCACCCCGATGGTTGTGGTGATTGGAGGCCTGACATTTGTATGTGCCGTTGCTGTCCGCGGCGGTGTGGAAGTCATAGGTAGATCTTCGCAGGTGTTCAGCGGTCTGTTCATATTTCCTCTTCTCTTGATGATACTGATGCTTCTTCCTGATTGGAAGATCAGCAACATGTTTCCGGTTTTTGAACACGGGATAATGCCCTCCATCATAGGGGCGACTACACCACAAGCCTGGTTCAGTGAAGTATTTTTGATGACTTTTTTCCTTTCTTTTGTGACGGACCGCTTGAGGATGATAAAATACGGATACGTTACCGTGTTTGTGATTTTGCTGACATTGGTCATCACAAATTTAACGGCTCTTTTCGTATTTGGGAAGATGACTCCCATGCTCGTTTATCCGGTTATGAATGCCGCCAGTTATGTGAATATCGCCGACTTTCTCGAACACCTGGAGGCAGTTGTGATGGCTGTGTGGGTAGCGGGAGCGTTCGTCAAAATCAATACGTTCTATTATGCCTTAGTCTTGGGAACTGCCCAGTGGTTGAACCTTTCCGATTACCGGTCTCTTGTTCTTCCGTACGGTTTAATAATAACCTTGTTCTCATTCTGGTCGCTCCCTAATCTGCAAGTCATGGTACATTTGCTCGAAACAAGCATTCCTTTTTATTTGACGTTATTATTCACAGTCATTCCTTCATTGTTGCTGCTGATTTCCTATATTCGAAACAAACTGAGACAAGCAAGAAAGACTGTATCTGTTCGGGATGAGACATAA
- a CDS encoding spore germination protein: MKQVRFWRSREPQQPVKPFPQQDVNLYSDVEQNMQVLRSMYTDCEDIVFRSFAIGVTTKAYLVYIEGLSNKEEIDKNVLTPLMHESVVSLNDLLDGERIPVSDVKEIKTFGECIEQISIGNSVLLLDTEDRGISLALAKFEKRRIEEPVAESVVRGPREGFTESIVVNMSLLRRRIKSPALKMKSLKIGRYTQTKVVVAYVEGIVDQTLVEEVMNRLKRIDYQGVFNSGEIEEFIEDNPFSPFPSLLDTERVDVVTYSLLEGRVAILTDGSPTVLVAPTSFFSLLQSPEDYHQRFLIGTAIRWLRFLFVGLSLLLPSLYVAILSYHQEMLPTTLLLTVAASREEVPFPAFVEAFLMEVTFEALREAGVRLPKQVGAAVSIVGALVIGQAAISAGLASSPMVMVVALTGIASFMIPRFTAGIALRMLRFPMIILAGTLGILGIMIGIIAIVVHVCSIRSFGVPYLQPIAPLKVRSILDTIVRAPVWAMDVRTHLTGEYNKFKESPGLKPGPEKGGD; the protein is encoded by the coding sequence ATGAAGCAAGTGCGATTTTGGAGATCAAGGGAACCCCAGCAACCAGTCAAGCCATTTCCGCAACAAGATGTCAACCTGTATTCCGATGTGGAACAAAACATGCAAGTTCTTCGCTCGATGTATACCGATTGCGAAGATATTGTTTTTCGATCGTTTGCGATTGGTGTAACGACGAAAGCTTATCTTGTTTATATTGAAGGACTCAGCAATAAGGAAGAGATCGATAAAAACGTACTCACCCCGCTCATGCATGAGTCTGTGGTGAGTTTAAACGATCTGTTAGATGGCGAGCGAATTCCCGTTTCCGACGTCAAAGAAATCAAGACCTTTGGAGAGTGTATCGAGCAAATCTCCATAGGAAATTCGGTTTTATTGCTGGATACGGAAGACCGAGGGATTTCTTTGGCATTGGCCAAGTTTGAAAAGCGCAGGATTGAAGAACCTGTAGCCGAATCGGTCGTGCGCGGACCTCGTGAAGGATTTACGGAATCGATCGTTGTCAATATGTCCCTTCTGCGGAGAAGAATCAAAAGTCCCGCTCTGAAAATGAAATCATTAAAAATCGGAAGGTACACGCAGACAAAAGTCGTTGTTGCTTACGTGGAAGGTATCGTTGACCAGACGCTGGTTGAGGAAGTCATGAATCGATTAAAACGAATCGATTATCAAGGCGTCTTTAACAGTGGGGAAATTGAGGAATTTATCGAAGACAATCCCTTCTCCCCTTTCCCGTCACTCTTGGATACGGAACGGGTCGATGTTGTTACTTACAGCCTGCTGGAAGGGCGTGTAGCGATTTTAACGGATGGCAGTCCAACTGTGTTGGTTGCTCCGACCAGTTTTTTTTCTCTTTTGCAGTCCCCGGAGGATTATCATCAGCGATTTTTGATCGGAACAGCGATTCGTTGGTTGCGTTTCTTATTCGTCGGGCTTTCCCTTCTTCTTCCCTCCCTTTATGTTGCCATACTCTCCTATCACCAGGAGATGCTACCCACGACACTTCTGCTCACCGTTGCCGCTTCCCGGGAGGAGGTTCCCTTTCCGGCATTCGTCGAGGCTTTTCTGATGGAGGTTACGTTCGAAGCGCTGCGTGAAGCAGGGGTGCGTCTCCCCAAACAGGTGGGGGCCGCCGTCAGTATTGTCGGTGCTTTGGTGATCGGACAAGCAGCGATTTCCGCGGGGCTGGCTTCGTCACCGATGGTCATGGTGGTGGCTCTCACCGGGATTGCATCTTTTATGATCCCTCGTTTTACTGCAGGGATCGCCTTACGGATGTTGCGCTTCCCGATGATCATCCTTGCGGGTACATTAGGAATACTTGGTATCATGATTGGCATTATTGCCATTGTTGTTCATGTATGTTCAATCAGGTCTTTCGGAGTCCCATACTTACAACCGATTGCACCACTGAAAGTAAGAAGCATACTGGATACGATCGTCCGGGCCCCTGTGTGGGCGATGGACGTACGAACACACTTGACAGGCGAGTATAACAAATTCAAGGAGTCTCCCGGGCTCAAACCGGGTCCTGAAAAAGGAGGAGATTGA
- a CDS encoding helix-turn-helix transcriptional regulator, with protein sequence MEHRIKELRAAFGWTQEQLSEIVGVSRQTIISIENGRYNPSLELAYKIAKAFRCKIEDVFIFEKGSD encoded by the coding sequence ATGGAACATCGTATTAAAGAGCTCAGAGCAGCATTTGGTTGGACGCAGGAGCAACTATCCGAAATAGTCGGTGTTTCAAGACAGACCATCATTTCCATTGAGAATGGTCGGTATAATCCATCGTTGGAATTGGCTTATAAAATTGCGAAGGCATTTCGATGCAAGATCGAAGATGTATTTATTTTTGAGAAAGGGAGCGATTGA
- a CDS encoding winged helix-turn-helix transcriptional regulator gives MYDEHDHSKCPIEKTMNVIGGKWTFLILRDLFFGPRRFGELQRSLKGISPRTLSIRLKELEEEGIVSRTIFSEIPPHVEYSLTEKGKTLRPIFDAMIE, from the coding sequence ATGTATGACGAACATGATCATTCCAAATGTCCCATTGAAAAAACCATGAATGTTATTGGAGGTAAGTGGACTTTTCTTATTTTAAGGGACCTATTCTTTGGTCCACGACGATTTGGGGAGTTACAGCGGTCTTTAAAAGGTATTAGTCCAAGAACTCTATCTATTCGTTTAAAAGAGCTGGAGGAAGAGGGGATTGTTAGCCGAACCATATTTTCTGAAATCCCTCCGCATGTGGAATATTCACTTACCGAAAAAGGAAAAACCCTTCGTCCAATTTTCGATGCGATGATAGAATAG
- a CDS encoding NAD-dependent epimerase/dehydratase family protein encodes MKTIVFGGTGFIGGHVVEQLQLAGHQVTAAVRDTSDTTFLKSLGVNVVRIDFSNSSAIGKVIEGHEVVYNCTAAAKLHTQISLDAPVEIKLTRTLIEAAASHGASRFIQLSTIVIYDFQSNEPIDESYTPQPEYPIQRLGIEREKIIEEAGRKTGITTIVLRPASTIGVRDHSSFFARLFAAHVNDQYPMVGNGDVKVSLVDTRDIGRAMVWLGTFQKPQHDNGIYLLKGFDTTWKQLKTAIDHATGKNSKTINIPEFLTDEQMIAYHLTPFVLKTFTVNRLWNDNKIRKLGFDTKYSLTDAVEAAVIDLMNRNRY; translated from the coding sequence ATGAAAACAATTGTTTTTGGAGGTACCGGGTTTATTGGAGGCCATGTTGTTGAACAATTACAACTAGCTGGACATCAAGTAACGGCAGCTGTTCGAGACACGAGTGACACAACATTTTTAAAAAGTTTGGGAGTGAATGTCGTTAGGATTGACTTTTCTAATTCTTCAGCTATTGGAAAAGTGATAGAAGGGCATGAAGTCGTTTATAATTGCACAGCGGCTGCGAAGCTGCATACGCAAATCAGCTTAGATGCTCCAGTGGAAATAAAATTGACCAGAACGCTTATTGAAGCTGCTGCTTCACATGGTGCTTCCCGATTTATTCAGTTAAGTACAATCGTAATATATGATTTCCAAAGTAACGAACCGATTGACGAATCCTATACTCCACAACCTGAGTACCCGATACAACGTTTGGGAATCGAAAGGGAAAAAATAATCGAAGAAGCAGGACGAAAAACAGGGATTACAACGATCGTGTTACGCCCGGCAAGCACCATAGGTGTTAGGGATCACTCATCATTTTTCGCAAGACTATTCGCTGCACATGTTAATGACCAATATCCAATGGTAGGAAATGGAGATGTAAAAGTTTCTCTCGTTGATACTCGCGACATTGGACGGGCGATGGTTTGGTTAGGCACTTTTCAAAAGCCCCAACATGACAATGGCATCTACTTACTTAAAGGATTTGATACAACCTGGAAGCAATTAAAAACAGCCATAGACCATGCAACAGGGAAGAATTCCAAAACTATAAATATACCTGAATTTTTAACGGACGAGCAAATGATTGCATATCATTTAACACCGTTCGTATTGAAAACTTTTACAGTGAATAGACTTTGGAATGATAACAAGATACGAAAACTTGGCTTCGACACAAAATATTCGCTGACGGATGCGGTTGAAGCTGCGGTCATAGACTTAATGAATCGGAACCGATACTGA
- a CDS encoding NUDIX hydrolase — protein sequence MNLRRVDVVYALLLDEETNRILMVLNKNSTWSLPGGAVEAGETLKEATIREVKEETGYDITVGDIVALNEAFIDGNHVFFITFHGLITQRPKEIPRDENIIKVEWVNVEEADRFMPYHPDGISKLLKNSGAKYVIQK from the coding sequence ATGAATTTACGACGAGTTGATGTTGTATACGCACTTTTATTGGATGAAGAGACGAACCGAATTTTAATGGTACTAAATAAGAATAGTACATGGTCTTTACCGGGAGGGGCAGTTGAAGCAGGTGAAACTCTAAAAGAAGCAACGATAAGAGAAGTTAAGGAAGAAACGGGGTATGACATTACAGTCGGTGATATTGTTGCATTGAACGAAGCTTTTATAGACGGAAATCATGTTTTTTTCATTACTTTTCATGGTCTAATCACTCAACGTCCTAAAGAAATTCCACGAGATGAAAATATCATAAAAGTGGAATGGGTGAATGTGGAGGAAGCAGACCGATTCATGCCATATCACCCAGATGGGATTTCCAAACTTCTCAAAAATTCGGGAGCAAAATACGTCATACAAAAATAA
- a CDS encoding alpha/beta fold hydrolase → MRDECIDVLPSDARWQHAKGPGAHGIQLHYVRQGTGTKVLLLHGWPGFWYDWRRVIPTLSANADVIAPDFRGFGNSDKPDVPPTEGYTPEVLAEDILTLLNHLEINKVILVAHDIGATVAQRIARKAPNRVESLVLCNPPYPGIGERRYQPSAQREFWYQHLHNLPLAEKLIGYNRDTVRLYLAHFYDHWVGRKEAIRPHEFEAIVDMYAKPGAIKGSISYYQARNAARSAESTSMSADSKIIHPTFVLWGEADPVIPSLWSDRLGEYFERFTLRVLPGIGHFVPIEAPRETLEAIFAALNQR, encoded by the coding sequence ATGAGAGATGAGTGTATAGATGTTCTTCCCAGTGATGCTCGTTGGCAACATGCTAAGGGACCAGGAGCTCACGGTATTCAGTTGCACTATGTGCGGCAAGGTACTGGTACGAAAGTCTTACTTTTACACGGATGGCCGGGATTTTGGTACGATTGGCGCCGAGTCATCCCCACGCTTTCTGCTAACGCAGATGTGATTGCGCCGGATTTCCGGGGTTTCGGTAATTCTGATAAACCGGACGTCCCGCCTACGGAAGGTTATACGCCTGAGGTCTTGGCCGAGGACATCTTGACTTTGCTTAATCACCTTGAGATCAATAAGGTAATACTTGTTGCGCATGATATCGGGGCTACGGTCGCCCAACGAATTGCACGTAAAGCTCCCAATCGGGTCGAATCATTGGTTTTATGTAATCCACCGTACCCTGGAATTGGAGAAAGACGGTATCAACCCTCCGCTCAACGAGAGTTTTGGTATCAACATTTACACAACCTACCTTTGGCAGAAAAACTCATTGGCTATAACCGTGATACTGTACGTCTATACCTTGCTCATTTTTACGACCATTGGGTGGGACGGAAAGAAGCAATACGTCCACATGAGTTTGAAGCGATCGTCGATATGTATGCCAAACCTGGGGCAATAAAGGGAAGTATTTCGTATTATCAAGCGAGAAACGCTGCTCGTTCTGCGGAATCCACATCAATGTCTGCAGATTCTAAAATCATTCATCCAACGTTCGTACTTTGGGGAGAAGCAGATCCAGTCATACCTTCCCTATGGTCTGATCGCCTTGGTGAATATTTTGAACGGTTCACATTGAGGGTCTTGCCTGGAATCGGACACTTTGTTCCAATAGAAGCTCCTCGTGAAACGTTAGAGGCGATCTTTGCAGCTTTGAATCAACGTTGA
- a CDS encoding VOC family protein — translation MFRLDHFVVHIDDDFEMLRSLKDQIEPLGFPFDPERGKGTKGFKVANIWIGDQYLELPCIKTRDGGGWRKEWVEKYNQGKRGIFGLCLMTDQLDYFRNEVIARGIPASAPERITYKMFFGLFKKSLPFRLVFTPQIPGTDLQIFFLEMDSQEKLDFMKKYFMKPNSRDYGITGIHEAIVKSHFTTDAWEYIEKLFPNLIGNQTRATLDMGETKLTFEQSQHADLRVELRASTKENLKKGSFMIENVEVVVQ, via the coding sequence ATGTTCCGTTTAGATCATTTTGTTGTTCATATCGACGATGACTTCGAAATGTTGAGATCACTAAAGGATCAAATTGAACCCCTTGGTTTTCCTTTTGATCCAGAAAGAGGAAAAGGTACTAAGGGGTTCAAAGTGGCGAATATCTGGATAGGGGATCAATATCTGGAACTCCCTTGTATTAAAACAAGAGATGGTGGCGGATGGAGAAAAGAATGGGTAGAAAAATATAATCAAGGAAAACGTGGTATTTTTGGACTTTGTCTTATGACCGATCAGTTGGATTATTTTCGGAATGAGGTAATAGCACGAGGGATTCCCGCCAGCGCCCCTGAACGAATTACATATAAGATGTTTTTTGGACTCTTCAAAAAATCCTTGCCTTTTCGATTGGTGTTTACACCTCAAATTCCTGGAACCGATTTGCAGATATTTTTTCTTGAAATGGATAGCCAAGAAAAACTAGATTTCATGAAGAAGTACTTTATGAAACCAAATTCGAGAGATTACGGAATAACTGGAATTCACGAAGCGATCGTCAAATCCCATTTTACAACAGATGCATGGGAATATATCGAAAAACTCTTTCCGAATCTTATCGGCAACCAAACAAGAGCAACTCTTGATATGGGAGAAACAAAACTGACTTTTGAGCAATCTCAACATGCTGACTTACGAGTAGAATTAAGAGCCTCAACTAAAGAAAATCTGAAGAAAGGAAGTTTTATGATTGAAAACGTTGAAGTGGTGGTTCAATAG
- a CDS encoding FeoA family protein: protein MVLSECRIGEKARVTALLLGESRRKRIMDLGLMPGTEVQVVRKAPLGDPIVVQVRGYQVSFRMSEARYIEISDL from the coding sequence ATGGTATTGAGCGAGTGTCGGATTGGGGAAAAGGCTCGGGTCACTGCTTTATTGTTAGGGGAGTCGCGCAGGAAGCGCATCATGGATCTAGGACTCATGCCGGGGACGGAGGTACAAGTGGTACGCAAGGCTCCACTGGGTGATCCGATTGTCGTTCAAGTTCGTGGTTATCAAGTGAGTTTCCGCATGTCGGAAGCACGGTATATTGAGATTTCTGATCTTTAA